In the genome of Haemophilus pittmaniae, one region contains:
- the cmoB gene encoding tRNA 5-methoxyuridine(34)/uridine 5-oxyacetic acid(34) synthase CmoB, protein MIDFRPFYQQIAATELAPWLETLPALLKQWQSQPHGEYAKWAKVIEQLPTLQADEINLQTAVQSASQQALSEGEKQRIVHHLKQLMPWRKGPYHLFDIHVDCEWRSDFKWDRVLPHLAPLAGRTVLDVGCGSGYHMWRMVGAGAKIVVGIDPTALFLCQFEAVRKLLNNDRRANLIPLGIEQMQPLGVFDTVFSMGVLYHRKSPLDHLTQLKSQLAPGGELVLETLVVDGDENTVLVPGERYAKMKNVYFIPSVSALIHWLQKVGFRNVRCVDVALTTTAEQRKTEWLENESLIDFLDPQDHSKTIEDYPAPCRAVILANK, encoded by the coding sequence GTGATTGACTTTCGTCCGTTTTACCAACAAATTGCCGCCACTGAGCTTGCGCCTTGGCTAGAAACCCTGCCTGCATTGCTCAAACAATGGCAAAGCCAGCCCCATGGTGAATATGCCAAATGGGCGAAAGTTATTGAACAGTTACCGACCTTGCAGGCCGATGAAATTAATTTGCAAACGGCTGTACAAAGTGCCTCCCAACAGGCCTTGAGTGAAGGCGAAAAGCAACGCATTGTGCATCATTTAAAACAGCTGATGCCTTGGCGTAAAGGGCCTTACCATTTATTTGATATCCATGTGGATTGCGAATGGCGTTCTGATTTTAAATGGGATCGCGTATTACCCCACTTAGCGCCATTGGCTGGCCGTACGGTGCTCGATGTTGGTTGTGGTAGCGGTTACCATATGTGGAGAATGGTTGGTGCCGGAGCAAAAATAGTTGTGGGGATCGATCCAACCGCTCTCTTTTTATGCCAATTCGAAGCCGTACGCAAACTGTTAAATAACGATCGGCGTGCGAATTTAATTCCATTAGGAATTGAGCAAATGCAGCCTTTAGGCGTGTTTGATACCGTTTTTTCAATGGGCGTACTGTACCATCGCAAATCCCCACTAGACCACTTAACCCAACTAAAAAGTCAGTTAGCGCCGGGGGGTGAATTGGTATTGGAAACACTGGTTGTGGATGGTGATGAAAATACTGTTCTCGTGCCTGGCGAGCGCTATGCCAAAATGAAAAACGTTTATTTCATTCCTTCAGTGTCAGCATTAATTCATTGGCTACAAAAAGTCGGTTTCCGCAACGTGCGTTGTGTTGATGTGGCACTCACAACCACAGCCGAGCAGCGTAAAACCGAATGGCTGGAAAATGAGAGTTTAATCGATTTTCTGGATCCACAAGATCACAGTAAAACTATCGAAGATTATCCCGCGCCTTGCCGTGCTGTCATTTTGGCTAACAAATAA
- the cysS gene encoding cysteine--tRNA ligase has product MLKIFNTLSREKEIFKPIHANKIGMYVCGVTVYDLCHIGHGRTFVCFDVIARYLRSLGYELTYVRNITDVDDKIIKRALENKETCEQLVDRMVQEMYKDFDALNVLRPDFEPRATHHIPEIIEIVEKLIARGHAYVADNGDVMFDVESFKEYGKLSRQDLDQLQAGARIEINEIKKNPMDFVLWKMSKENEPSWPSPWGAGRPGWHIECSAMNCKQLGEHFDIHGGGSDLMFPHHENEIAQSCCAHGGQYVNYWIHSGMIMVDKEKMSKSLGNFFTIRDVLNHYNAEAVRYFLLTAHYRSQLNYSEENLNLAQGALERLYTALRGTDPQAVAVGGENFVEAFREAMDDDFNTPNALSVLFEMAREINKLKTEDAEKANGLAARLRELGAILGLLQQDPEKFLQAGSDDDEVAKIEALIKQRNEARAAKDWATADAARNELTAMGIVLEDGANGTTWRKQ; this is encoded by the coding sequence ATGTTAAAAATTTTTAATACCCTCAGCCGCGAAAAAGAAATCTTTAAACCGATTCATGCAAATAAGATCGGCATGTATGTGTGCGGTGTTACCGTTTACGATTTATGTCATATCGGCCACGGCCGTACCTTTGTGTGTTTTGATGTGATTGCCCGCTATTTACGCTCTTTAGGTTACGAGCTCACCTATGTGCGTAACATCACCGATGTGGACGATAAAATCATCAAACGCGCCCTAGAAAATAAAGAAACCTGCGAGCAACTTGTGGATCGCATGGTGCAAGAAATGTATAAGGATTTTGATGCATTGAATGTGTTGCGTCCGGACTTTGAACCACGTGCCACCCATCATATTCCTGAAATCATTGAGATTGTGGAAAAACTCATTGCCCGCGGTCATGCCTATGTTGCCGATAATGGTGATGTGATGTTTGATGTAGAAAGCTTTAAGGAATACGGCAAATTATCCCGTCAAGATCTTGATCAATTACAAGCTGGCGCTCGTATTGAAATCAATGAAATCAAAAAAAATCCAATGGATTTCGTACTGTGGAAGATGTCCAAAGAGAATGAGCCGAGCTGGCCATCCCCTTGGGGGGCAGGCCGTCCGGGTTGGCATATTGAATGCTCGGCCATGAACTGCAAACAATTGGGAGAACACTTTGATATTCACGGTGGTGGTTCTGATTTAATGTTCCCACACCATGAAAATGAAATCGCTCAATCTTGCTGTGCACATGGCGGCCAATATGTCAATTATTGGATCCATTCCGGTATGATCATGGTGGATAAGGAAAAGATGTCGAAATCCCTCGGCAATTTCTTCACCATTCGCGATGTGTTAAACCACTACAATGCCGAAGCAGTGCGTTATTTCCTATTAACCGCACATTATCGTAGCCAGCTCAATTACAGCGAAGAAAACCTAAATTTAGCACAGGGTGCATTGGAACGTTTGTACACGGCTTTACGGGGTACCGACCCGCAAGCAGTTGCTGTTGGTGGTGAAAATTTTGTAGAAGCCTTCCGCGAAGCAATGGATGATGATTTTAATACGCCAAATGCTCTCTCTGTCCTTTTTGAAATGGCTCGTGAAATCAATAAATTGAAAACTGAAGATGCTGAAAAAGCCAATGGCCTTGCCGCCCGTTTGCGTGAATTAGGTGCGATTTTAGGTTTGCTACAACAGGATCCGGAAAAATTCCTACAAGCCGGCTCTGACGATGATGAAGTCGCTAAAATCGAAGCTCTCATCAAGCAGCGTAACGAAGCCCGAGCGGCCAAAGACTGGGCAACTGCCGATGCCGCCCGTAACGAACTCACCGCCATGGGGATTGTGTTGGAAGACGGCGCTAACGGTACAACCTGGCGTAAACAATAA
- the nrdG gene encoding anaerobic ribonucleoside-triphosphate reductase-activating protein has translation MNYLQYYPVDIVNGEGTRCTLFVSGCTHACRGCYNQKSWSFDNGVLFDEAMAQQIINDLKDTRIKRQGLTLSGGDPLHPRNVEALLPFVERVKKECPDKDIWVWTGYKLDELDDYQRQMLPFIDVLIDGKFIQEQADPSLVWRGSANQVIYRFKL, from the coding sequence ATGAATTACTTACAATACTATCCGGTTGATATCGTGAACGGCGAAGGAACACGCTGTACACTATTCGTTAGTGGTTGTACGCATGCCTGTCGCGGTTGCTATAACCAAAAAAGCTGGTCGTTTGATAACGGGGTATTGTTCGATGAAGCGATGGCGCAGCAAATCATTAATGATTTAAAAGATACTCGAATTAAACGCCAAGGGCTTACCCTTTCCGGTGGCGATCCGCTACATCCACGGAATGTCGAAGCCTTGTTGCCTTTTGTTGAACGGGTAAAAAAAGAATGTCCAGATAAGGATATTTGGGTATGGACAGGCTATAAACTTGACGAGCTTGACGATTATCAACGCCAAATGTTGCCCTTCATTGATGTGCTAATTGATGGAAAATTTATCCAAGAACAGGCCGATCCGAGCTTGGTTTGGCGAGGGTCGGCCAATCAGGTGATTTATCGCTTTAAGCTTTAA
- a CDS encoding peptidylprolyl isomerase has product MITLHTNFGDIKIKLDFDKAPNTAENFMNYCKSGFYNNTIFHRVIDGFMIQGGGMESGMREKATQAPIKNEANNRLSNKRGTLAMARTSDPHSATAQFFINLVDNNFLDYRAKEMFGREVVQEWGYAVFGEVVKGMDVVDKIAKVKTGNHGFHQDVPKEDVVITAVSVE; this is encoded by the coding sequence ATGATCACATTACATACGAATTTCGGCGACATTAAAATTAAATTGGATTTTGATAAAGCGCCGAACACCGCTGAGAACTTTATGAACTACTGTAAAAGCGGGTTTTATAATAACACAATTTTCCATCGTGTTATTGACGGATTTATGATTCAGGGCGGTGGTATGGAAAGCGGAATGCGTGAAAAAGCCACCCAAGCACCGATCAAAAATGAAGCTAACAATCGTTTAAGCAACAAACGCGGTACTTTGGCCATGGCGCGTACTTCCGATCCACATTCGGCCACCGCACAATTCTTTATCAACTTGGTGGATAACAATTTCTTAGATTATCGTGCGAAGGAAATGTTTGGCCGCGAAGTGGTACAGGAATGGGGCTATGCCGTGTTCGGTGAAGTGGTAAAAGGGATGGACGTGGTGGATAAAATTGCCAAGGTAAAAACCGGTAATCACGGTTTCCACCAAGATGTACCGAAAGAAGATGTGGTGATTACTGCCGTTTCGGTGGAATAA
- a CDS encoding DegQ family serine endoprotease encodes MKKRHFVLSSIALGLSVLGSSFSAQATIPDAIVQQGSLAPMLEKVQPAVVTISVEGKAKSSRSAMPDDIPEEFKFFFGDQFGDLGQRGGRNFRGLGSGVIINAAKGYALTNNHVVDGADKITVKLQDGREFKAKLVGKDDQSDIALIQIENPANLTEVKLADSDKLRVGDFTVAIGNPFGIGQTVTSGIVSALGRSTGSDNGAYENYIQTDAAVNRGNSGGALINLNGELIGINTAIISPSGGNAGIAFAIPSNQANNIVQQILEFGEVRRGMLGIKGGELNADLAKAFNVNAQQGAFISEVIANSAAEKAGLKAGDVITAMNGQKIGSFAELRAKIATAGVGKEIELTYLRDGKSNNVNVKLQADDGTQLSDAAELPALDGAKLANYDKKGVKGVEISNVKSGSMAAQRGLKDGDVIIGVNRQAVENTQDLRKILEQKPSAVALNILRGNSNFYLLVQ; translated from the coding sequence ATGAAAAAAAGACATTTTGTATTAAGCAGTATTGCCCTCGGTTTAAGTGTATTGGGCAGTTCCTTTAGTGCTCAGGCCACAATTCCAGACGCTATCGTACAGCAAGGTAGCTTGGCACCGATGTTAGAAAAAGTACAACCGGCGGTTGTCACCATTTCCGTTGAAGGGAAAGCTAAAAGTAGCCGTAGCGCGATGCCTGATGATATTCCGGAAGAATTCAAATTTTTCTTTGGCGACCAATTCGGTGATCTTGGTCAACGTGGCGGACGTAATTTCCGCGGACTGGGATCCGGTGTAATTATTAATGCAGCCAAAGGCTATGCGCTTACCAATAATCACGTCGTCGATGGAGCTGACAAAATCACCGTAAAATTACAAGATGGCCGTGAATTCAAAGCTAAATTAGTTGGCAAAGATGATCAATCGGATATTGCCTTAATTCAAATCGAAAACCCGGCCAACCTCACCGAAGTTAAATTGGCCGACTCAGATAAATTACGAGTAGGTGATTTTACCGTGGCGATTGGTAACCCATTCGGGATCGGACAAACCGTTACCTCCGGTATTGTATCTGCACTCGGTCGTTCTACCGGCTCCGATAACGGCGCCTATGAAAACTACATTCAAACTGATGCAGCGGTAAACCGTGGCAATTCCGGTGGTGCTTTAATTAACTTGAATGGTGAATTAATCGGTATCAATACCGCCATTATATCACCAAGCGGCGGTAATGCCGGTATCGCCTTTGCGATTCCAAGTAATCAAGCCAATAATATCGTGCAGCAAATTCTGGAATTCGGTGAAGTACGTCGCGGTATGCTGGGTATTAAGGGGGGCGAACTCAATGCAGATTTAGCCAAAGCCTTTAATGTCAACGCTCAACAAGGTGCATTTATCAGCGAAGTAATTGCGAATTCGGCGGCCGAAAAAGCCGGTCTGAAAGCCGGTGATGTGATCACCGCAATGAATGGCCAAAAAATTGGAAGCTTTGCCGAATTACGTGCAAAAATTGCCACTGCCGGTGTAGGTAAAGAGATTGAACTTACCTACTTACGCGATGGTAAATCCAATAATGTGAACGTTAAATTGCAAGCCGATGATGGCACTCAATTGAGTGATGCTGCCGAGTTACCGGCATTAGACGGCGCCAAACTCGCCAACTACGATAAAAAAGGCGTTAAGGGCGTGGAAATTAGTAATGTCAAATCAGGTTCAATGGCTGCCCAACGCGGTTTGAAAGACGGTGATGTGATTATTGGTGTGAATCGCCAAGCGGTAGAAAACACTCAGGATTTACGCAAAATTCTGGAGCAAAAACCCTCTGCTGTGGCGCTGAATATTCTGCGTGGCAATAGTAACTTCTATTTGTTGGTACAATAA
- a CDS encoding YwiC-like family protein has product MKLLISNQHGAIVMALLPFLYGMLLGNPVAEHAWLLAAWSFLYLMTYPFLSLFKGKNLTEYRKWTMIYGTLSALFAIPALFYNWRIIYFGLAMLPLVALAIYFTKKRDERNLLNDFAGILIFALAGMAAYYFSTNVWDEKIYWVALYPTLFFVGTTLYVKSMLRERKNPRYLRASIIYHGFCVLPFLFLNLNWLALAYGVPLLRAVLLPQKKLSVKQVGLTEFLISAMFFAFLLIATL; this is encoded by the coding sequence ATGAAATTGCTCATTTCTAATCAACATGGCGCCATTGTAATGGCGTTGCTTCCTTTTCTTTATGGTATGTTGCTCGGTAATCCGGTAGCCGAACATGCCTGGTTATTAGCAGCTTGGAGCTTTTTGTATTTAATGACTTATCCCTTTTTAAGTCTGTTTAAGGGGAAAAATCTGACGGAATATCGTAAGTGGACAATGATTTATGGAACGCTTAGCGCATTGTTTGCTATTCCTGCGTTGTTCTATAACTGGCGGATAATTTATTTCGGATTAGCGATGTTGCCATTGGTCGCACTTGCCATATATTTCACAAAAAAACGAGATGAGCGCAATTTACTTAATGATTTCGCTGGGATTTTGATTTTCGCTTTGGCTGGAATGGCGGCTTATTATTTTTCAACGAATGTATGGGATGAAAAAATTTATTGGGTGGCTCTTTATCCTACATTGTTTTTTGTTGGCACCACACTTTATGTGAAATCTATGCTGCGTGAGCGCAAAAATCCTCGTTATCTGCGTGCTTCCATTATTTATCACGGATTCTGTGTATTACCTTTTTTGTTTTTAAATCTGAATTGGTTGGCATTGGCCTATGGCGTACCATTATTGCGTGCAGTTTTATTACCGCAAAAGAAACTTTCAGTAAAACAGGTCGGTCTAACCGAGTTCTTAATTTCGGCAATGTTCTTTGCTTTTTTATTAATCGCAACCCTATAG
- a CDS encoding chorismate mutase, with protein sequence MSLPLSEIRQQITQIDRSILKLLSERHRLAFDVVRSKEVTQKALRDLPREQILLQELVQFAESENYQLEPQYIIDIFQRIIEDSVLTQQVYLQQKLNEQREQNLHIAFLGKRGSYSHLASRKYAARYQKQFVEIGCESFQEIFDKVRDGEADFGILPLENTTSGMINEVYDLLQHTELALVGELAYPIKHCVLVGEQDDLTQIDTLYSHPQVISQCSQFIQGLDKVHIEYCESSSHAMQLVARLNKPNIAALGNEDGGKLYGLRVLRTDIANQPNNITRFIVIARKPREVSPQIPSKTLLLMTTAQRAGSLVDALLVFKKHHINMTKLASRPIYGKPWEEMFYLEIEANIHHPDTQAALEELKQYSNTFKILGCYPSEIVKPAQV encoded by the coding sequence ATGAGTTTGCCTTTGTCCGAAATTCGTCAGCAGATTACCCAAATTGATCGCAGTATTTTAAAGCTGCTTTCTGAACGCCATCGCTTAGCCTTTGATGTAGTGCGTTCAAAAGAAGTAACCCAAAAGGCATTGCGCGATTTACCTCGTGAACAAATCCTGTTGCAGGAATTGGTTCAATTCGCGGAAAGTGAAAATTACCAGTTGGAACCCCAATATATCATCGATATTTTTCAACGAATTATTGAAGATTCGGTGCTCACCCAACAGGTTTATTTGCAACAAAAACTGAATGAACAACGAGAGCAAAATCTGCATATTGCCTTCTTAGGCAAACGTGGTTCCTATTCCCATTTGGCCTCACGAAAATATGCTGCCCGTTATCAAAAACAGTTTGTTGAAATCGGTTGTGAAAGTTTTCAAGAGATTTTTGACAAAGTGCGTGATGGCGAAGCGGATTTTGGCATATTACCATTGGAGAATACCACTTCGGGAATGATCAATGAGGTATATGATTTGCTACAACACACAGAGCTTGCATTGGTTGGCGAGTTAGCCTATCCAATCAAACATTGTGTGTTGGTCGGCGAACAGGACGATTTAACTCAAATCGACACGCTATATAGTCATCCACAAGTGATTTCCCAATGCAGTCAATTTATTCAAGGGCTTGATAAAGTGCATATCGAATATTGTGAAAGCAGCTCACATGCTATGCAATTAGTGGCTCGTCTGAATAAACCGAATATTGCTGCATTGGGTAATGAGGACGGTGGCAAGCTATATGGTTTACGGGTATTACGCACGGATATTGCTAATCAGCCAAATAATATTACTCGGTTTATTGTGATTGCGAGAAAACCACGTGAAGTTTCGCCGCAGATTCCGAGTAAGACATTGCTCTTAATGACCACCGCACAACGAGCAGGGAGTTTGGTTGATGCGTTATTAGTGTTCAAAAAACACCATATCAATATGACCAAATTGGCATCACGCCCGATCTATGGTAAACCTTGGGAAGAAATGTTCTATTTGGAAATTGAGGCCAATATTCATCATCCTGATACTCAAGCGGCCTTGGAGGAATTGAAGCAATATAGCAATACCTTCAAGATTTTGGGCTGTTATCCAAGTGAAATCGTTAAACCGGCACAGGTTTAA
- a CDS encoding YhcB family protein: MQTLTPEILLAGAIGLIIGLILGYALLRFTKGSIKKQAQTESALKMANAQLETQQAQLEKHFAESAELFKTLINDYQKLYRHYANSSNTLLGEQSRKGLFTQQLVTAVGESHPEQAPRDYSEGSSGLLKSQSEQQNS, translated from the coding sequence ATGCAAACACTAACCCCCGAAATTCTTCTTGCTGGTGCTATCGGACTGATTATCGGTTTGATTTTAGGCTATGCGCTATTGCGTTTCACCAAAGGCTCAATTAAGAAACAAGCGCAAACAGAAAGCGCTCTAAAAATGGCCAATGCTCAATTAGAAACCCAACAAGCACAATTAGAAAAACACTTTGCCGAAAGTGCCGAATTGTTTAAGACCTTAATTAACGATTATCAAAAACTCTATCGCCACTATGCCAACAGCTCTAATACCTTACTTGGCGAACAAAGTCGTAAAGGGCTATTTACTCAACAATTAGTCACAGCAGTCGGTGAATCTCATCCGGAACAAGCGCCACGAGATTATTCCGAAGGTTCTTCCGGATTATTAAAAAGTCAATCCGAACAACAAAATTCCTAA
- a CDS encoding tetratricopeptide repeat protein — translation MQLAKYFIALSLFLSSPLWAMKTIDLSDKAHLSDEQKITLAQEAANKQDWKAVFNILYPLALEGNLQAQSNLGMLYNLGRGTEQDKEKAYWWFSEAAEGGSIKAINNLAVMYYRGSFVKQDVPQAIKLFETTAIRGKDQDAMLMLGDIYYAQKDYDKSFEWVNKAAAAGNLEGKFRLARMYEEGIGTLANRTLARLLYADILRTENAPDELKEAAAARLARLSR, via the coding sequence ATGCAATTGGCAAAATATTTTATCGCACTTTCCCTTTTCTTAAGCTCCCCCTTATGGGCAATGAAAACCATAGATTTAAGCGATAAAGCCCATTTAAGCGATGAGCAAAAAATAACCCTAGCGCAAGAGGCAGCGAATAAACAGGATTGGAAAGCGGTATTCAATATTTTGTATCCCTTAGCGCTAGAAGGCAATTTACAGGCGCAAAGTAACTTAGGTATGTTGTATAACCTAGGCCGCGGGACGGAACAGGATAAGGAAAAGGCTTATTGGTGGTTTAGCGAAGCAGCTGAAGGTGGCAGTATTAAAGCGATTAATAATTTAGCGGTAATGTATTATCGTGGCAGTTTTGTGAAGCAGGATGTTCCGCAGGCGATTAAGTTGTTTGAAACTACGGCAATTCGTGGCAAGGATCAGGATGCAATGTTGATGCTGGGGGATATTTATTATGCTCAAAAGGACTACGATAAATCCTTTGAATGGGTTAATAAAGCTGCAGCAGCCGGTAATTTAGAAGGTAAATTCCGCTTGGCTAGAATGTATGAAGAAGGCATTGGCACTTTGGCTAATCGCACGCTTGCCCGTCTGCTATATGCGGATATTTTACGGACAGAAAATGCTCCGGATGAATTAAAAGAAGCGGCGGCGGCCCGGTTAGCTCGATTGTCCCGTTAA
- the rng gene encoding ribonuclease G → MESAELLMNVTPNETRIALVEMGVLKEVHIERQAKRGIVGNIYKGRVTRVLPGMQSAFVDIGLEKAAFLHAADIVSHTECVDEKEQKHFRAKTISELVREGQDIVVQVVKDPLGTKGARLTTDITLPSRYLVFMPENSHVGVSQRIESEEERARLKALVEPFCDELGGFIIRTATEGASEEELRQDAEFLKRLWRKVLERRGKYPTRSKIYGEPALPQRILRDFIGTNLERICIDSKLCFAEVKEFTDEFMPELSKKLMLYSGNQPIFDVYGVESAIQNALDKRVDLKSGGYLIIEQTEAMTTIDINTGAFVGHRNLEETIFNTNIEATKAIAQQLQLRNLGGIIIIDFIDMQSEEHRTRVLESLEQALSKDRVKTGVNGFTQLGLVEMTRKRTRESLEHVLCGECPTCHGRGRVKTVETICYEIMREIIRVHHLFASEQFVVYASPAVSEYLINEESHGLLPEVEMFIGKQVKVKMEQYYNQEQFDVVVM, encoded by the coding sequence ATGGAAAGTGCTGAATTATTAATGAATGTAACACCCAACGAAACCCGTATTGCGTTGGTAGAAATGGGCGTATTAAAAGAAGTGCATATTGAGCGCCAGGCTAAACGTGGCATTGTGGGAAATATTTATAAAGGACGTGTAACCCGTGTATTGCCAGGCATGCAATCGGCGTTTGTGGATATTGGGCTAGAAAAGGCGGCCTTTTTGCACGCTGCGGATATTGTGTCGCACACCGAATGTGTGGATGAAAAAGAGCAAAAACATTTCCGCGCGAAAACTATTTCAGAATTAGTACGCGAGGGGCAGGATATTGTCGTGCAAGTGGTAAAGGATCCTTTAGGAACTAAGGGCGCACGATTGACAACGGATATTACATTGCCATCTCGCTATTTGGTATTTATGCCTGAAAATAGCCATGTTGGGGTTTCGCAACGTATTGAAAGCGAAGAAGAGCGGGCAAGGCTGAAAGCATTGGTTGAACCTTTTTGTGATGAGTTAGGCGGTTTTATTATTCGTACTGCGACAGAAGGGGCTAGCGAAGAAGAATTGCGACAAGATGCAGAGTTCTTAAAACGCTTGTGGCGTAAGGTATTGGAACGACGCGGAAAATATCCGACCCGTTCTAAAATTTATGGTGAGCCGGCATTACCACAGCGTATCTTGCGGGATTTTATCGGTACTAATTTGGAGCGAATTTGCATCGATTCCAAATTATGCTTTGCTGAAGTGAAAGAATTTACCGATGAATTTATGCCTGAATTATCGAAAAAATTAATGTTGTATAGCGGTAATCAACCGATTTTTGATGTTTATGGTGTGGAAAGTGCCATTCAAAATGCATTAGATAAACGGGTAGATTTAAAATCCGGCGGCTATTTGATCATTGAGCAAACGGAAGCCATGACCACTATCGATATCAATACCGGTGCCTTTGTCGGCCATCGTAATTTGGAAGAAACGATTTTTAACACCAATATCGAGGCCACCAAAGCGATTGCCCAACAGCTACAATTACGAAATTTAGGTGGGATCATCATTATCGATTTTATTGATATGCAAAGCGAAGAACATCGTACGCGTGTGTTGGAATCCCTCGAACAGGCGCTGTCTAAGGATCGCGTGAAAACCGGGGTGAATGGCTTTACCCAGTTAGGATTGGTAGAAATGACCCGCAAACGTACCCGCGAAAGTTTGGAGCATGTGCTATGTGGCGAATGTCCAACGTGCCATGGACGTGGTCGGGTGAAAACCGTGGAAACCATTTGTTATGAAATTATGCGGGAAATTATCCGCGTGCATCATCTTTTTGCCAGTGAGCAATTTGTGGTCTATGCCTCACCTGCGGTATCGGAATATTTGATCAATGAGGAATCCCATGGCTTGTTGCCGGAGGTGGAAATGTTTATTGGCAAACAGGTGAAAGTGAAGATGGAGCAGTATTACAATCAGGAACAATTTGATGTTGTGGTGATGTAA
- a CDS encoding TatD family hydrolase: protein MAFFDTHTHLDYLQQFSGEPLSQLLANALAADVQKILIVAVKESDFATIQAMVEAFPQQLRYGLGLHPLYIQTHQMEDLERLEGGLSKCDSRCTALAEIGLERAIADLLSDELWQKQQYFLESQLYLAKQYRLSVSLHSRKSHDQLLAFLKRADLPQGGVLHGFSGSYEQAKRFVDLGYKIGVGGTITYARANKTRQAIAKLPLEALVLETDSPDMPVFGFQGQPNRPERIVQTFEALCDLRSEGAEEIREMLWQNSLNLFA from the coding sequence ATGGCTTTTTTCGATACCCATACTCATCTTGATTACTTACAACAATTTAGTGGCGAGCCCTTGTCGCAGTTGCTTGCTAACGCCCTTGCCGCCGATGTGCAAAAAATCTTGATCGTTGCGGTTAAGGAAAGCGATTTTGCCACTATTCAAGCTATGGTGGAGGCATTTCCACAACAATTGCGCTACGGCTTAGGATTGCATCCACTCTATATTCAAACCCATCAAATGGAGGATTTGGAGCGTCTGGAAGGAGGCTTATCAAAATGCGATAGCCGTTGCACAGCGTTAGCAGAAATAGGCTTAGAACGGGCGATTGCCGATTTATTGAGCGATGAATTATGGCAAAAACAGCAGTATTTCTTGGAGAGCCAACTATACCTAGCGAAGCAATATCGATTATCGGTGAGTTTACATAGCCGCAAATCCCATGATCAATTATTGGCCTTTTTGAAGCGGGCAGACCTACCTCAAGGTGGCGTACTGCATGGCTTTTCGGGGAGCTATGAACAAGCTAAACGGTTTGTGGATTTGGGCTATAAAATTGGCGTAGGCGGTACTATTACTTATGCGCGGGCCAATAAAACCCGCCAAGCTATTGCGAAATTACCCCTTGAGGCGTTAGTGCTTGAGACGGATAGCCCCGATATGCCGGTGTTTGGTTTCCAAGGTCAGCCCAATCGACCGGAACGCATTGTGCAAACCTTTGAGGCGCTGTGTGATTTAAGAAGTGAAGGGGCAGAAGAAATTCGGGAAATGCTTTGGCAAAATAGCTTGAATTTATTTGCTTAA
- a CDS encoding RidA family protein yields the protein MTIKRLHISPRFCEAAIHNQTAYLAGQVPEHTLEQGAYEQTTEVLALIDHLLAEIGSHKSKILSAQVFLSDMADYAEFNRAWDNWVDNQNPPTRATVQAKLADPRWKVEIVIISAL from the coding sequence ATGACAATCAAACGTTTACACATCAGCCCACGTTTTTGCGAAGCGGCAATTCATAACCAAACAGCCTACTTAGCCGGCCAAGTACCGGAACATACCCTTGAACAGGGTGCTTATGAACAAACTACTGAAGTATTGGCGTTAATTGACCATTTACTGGCAGAAATCGGTAGTCATAAAAGCAAGATTCTTTCTGCCCAAGTTTTCTTAAGCGATATGGCCGATTATGCTGAATTTAACCGTGCTTGGGATAACTGGGTTGATAACCAAAATCCACCAACACGAGCCACCGTACAGGCGAAATTAGCCGATCCGCGTTGGAAAGTAGAAATCGTCATTATTTCTGCCTTATAA